A stretch of DNA from Gimesia chilikensis:
AAAGTGGAAACAGCATGGCGAAGCGGGAACCTGGGTCTCTGACTGGCTCCCCGAAATTGCGAACTGCGTCGACGATATTGCCGTGATTCGCTCCTGCTGGGCCGATGGACTGAATCATTCCTCCAGCGTCTGCCAGATGAATACGTGTTCGCTGATCGGCGGTCGCCCTTCGCTGGGAAGCTGGGTGACGTACGGTCTCGGTTCAGAAAACAGGAACCTCCCCTCGTTCGTGGTCATGCAGGATAACCGTTCTTCCGTTGTGAATGGTCCGCGAAACTGGGGGACCGGATTCATGCCCGCTGTGTACCAGGGAATTCGTTTACAGGAAGGCAAGCAGCCGATTCCAAATCTGAATAACCCGGAAGGTGTGACAGACGCCCGACAACGCGAAAAACTGTCGTATTTGAAATCCTTGAATCAGGGCTATGCCCGGCAGCACGCCCGGCAGACAGAGCTCGACGCACGCATCGCCAGTTACGAACTCGCTTTTCGGATGCAGTCTGAAGCCCCCGAGGCAGTCGACCTGAGCCAGGAGACCGCAGCCACCCGCAAGTTGTACGGGATGGATCAGCAGGAAACATCGTCCTTCGGTCGGCTCTGCCTGATGTCACGCCGACTGGTGGAGCGGGGCGTCCGTTTCGTGCAGTTGTATCATGGGGCAGGCAGCAAGTGGGATGCTCATTCGGGGATCGAGAAAAATCACACCCAGCACTGCAAGGCGATGGATCTGCCTGTCGCCGGACTGATCCGGGATTTGAAACAACGGGGATTACTGGATGAGACGCTCGTGGTGTGGGGAGGCGAGTTTGGACGGACCCCCATGTCAGAAAAGGGAGATGGCCGCGATCACAACCCGACGGGATTCACCATGTGGATGGCCGGCGGCGGGGTCAAAGGGGGACAAACCATCGGGGCCACTGATGAGCTGGGGCTGCGGGCGATTGAAGATCGGATGCATGTTCATGATCTGCACGCCACGATTCTGCATCTGCTGGGCCTGGACCGGATGAAACTCACGTACGAATACAACGGCCGCCCCGAACGTCCCACGGTCAATGAAGGTGAGTTCCAAACGAAGCTGGTGACTGGTTGAGCTGACTATTTAAACAAGGGGGCATCATCAGTGGAGATCCCCTGGTTTAAGCAGATCGATTCATGCTGTCTCGTTTGTGTTTTCAGATGTCAGGAGCTGGCGGGGATCTCTGAGATCTGTTTGGTGGCGATGCCGACGGGGCGGTCCAGCGGGATGCCGGCACAGGTCAGTAACGTTGTCAGCAGGTCGCCCTGGTTGCCTTTGACATCGGGCAGGAAGCGTCCGGTGTTGATCGCACCGCCGCCGCTTCCGGCGAGAATGAAAGGCAGGTTAGCCCGGGTGTGCCGGTCGCCGTCTTCGAGCCCTGATCCCCACATCATGATGCAGTTCTCCAGCAGAGTGCCGTCCCCTTCTTTCAGGCTGTGCATCTTGTTGACCATGTAGGCAAACTGGTCGATGTTGAATTTCGTGATCGCGGCGACTTTATCGACCTTCTTCTTCTCGCCATTGTGGTGAGTCTGCGAATGGTGCTGGTCTCTGAAACCGA
This window harbors:
- a CDS encoding DUF1501 domain-containing protein; amino-acid sequence: MFSTPHIEIPRTRREFLERSGLGFGSVALASLLAQAESSSAAGGSAPVTGPVPHHKPTAKNIIFLFMEGGPSHIDLFDPKPLLNKLAGQTLPDSFGQILTAAGESRSPLLISKRKWKQHGEAGTWVSDWLPEIANCVDDIAVIRSCWADGLNHSSSVCQMNTCSLIGGRPSLGSWVTYGLGSENRNLPSFVVMQDNRSSVVNGPRNWGTGFMPAVYQGIRLQEGKQPIPNLNNPEGVTDARQREKLSYLKSLNQGYARQHARQTELDARIASYELAFRMQSEAPEAVDLSQETAATRKLYGMDQQETSSFGRLCLMSRRLVERGVRFVQLYHGAGSKWDAHSGIEKNHTQHCKAMDLPVAGLIRDLKQRGLLDETLVVWGGEFGRTPMSEKGDGRDHNPTGFTMWMAGGGVKGGQTIGATDELGLRAIEDRMHVHDLHATILHLLGLDRMKLTYEYNGRPERPTVNEGEFQTKLVTG